A stretch of Besnoitia besnoiti strain Bb-Ger1 chromosome III, whole genome shotgun sequence DNA encodes these proteins:
- a CDS encoding hypothetical protein (encoded by transcript BESB_046280), producing MQTPGGEEGVRSCTSSNGEGGSRCRWCDDAHGSSASSDDGRSSGEQGDPRELDLVRSAAQAMVSVFTSHPLAPFGSPTVSVFSPPQTCTGAEKRTLLRMHQQALLALSSPTASISPRPLASLPRSPQRQQGCTGRHAQANRCHGRMPAISKRPSRAQRRTRGERGPPSRLRESASGSWYEIESDQEQTLCPARTRRSSEAPRTLSAFERNADSSIWGDSWAARPCLPQACRSCGDSPCSSAAARAQLLEGPSAASSSAAELFMSCSRCGYSHSEGNASGPSGSDSPACSPSCSTSVTETARGAGTGLNARNSGDEEGNLRPSRGRVSPVQSGRRRPATDRAPRARSPRPAPRPRSRGRARPDWVTPTQEVDAEYATPCETPLDADCAGGPAAATNLINISSVTSFPGSLESRPEAETLVSERCPVHSRVESLRGDGRHTGSTPAAEKAIAPKSPATARTKIERTQPMERNPSFSGTLAPANTAPPRQGSPAPPMALQIAPPALHLEP from the exons ATGCAGACTccggggggagaggaaggcgtgcGAAGTTGCACCAGCAGCAACGGCGAGGGGGGCAGCCGATGCCGCTGGTGCGATGATGCGCACGGcagctcggcgtcttctgacGACGGCCGGTCGTCCGGCGAGCAAGGCGACCCTCGCGAACTGGATCTCGTTCGGTCAGCCGCACAGGCGATGGTATCGGTGTTCACAAGCCATCCGTTAGCTCCATTTGGGTCACCAACTGTCTCGGTCTTTTCGCCGCCGCAAACGTGTACAggagcggagaagcggaCGCTCCTCCGAATGCATCAGCaggctctcctcgctctctctagTCCAACAGCCTCGATTTCGCCGCGGCCCCTTGCATCGCTCCCCaggtcgccgcagcgtcaACAAGGCTGCACAGGCAGACACGCTCAAGCCAATCGCTGTCATGGGAGGATGCCTGCGATCAGTAAACGCCCCAGTCGTGCGCAAAGGCGAACCCGAGGTGAGCGAGGCCCTCCAAGTCGACTACGCGaaagcgcgagcggcagctggTATGAAATCGAATCCGACCAGGAGCAAACGCTCTGTCCAGCACGAAcaaggagaagcagcgaggcgcctcgcACCCTGTCGGCGTTTGAACGGAATGCAGACTCCTCGATTTGGGGAGACAGCTGGGCGGCCAGGCCCTGTCTGCCCCAAGCGTGCAGGAGCTGCGGGGACAGCCCCTGctcttcggctgcggcgcgggcgcagctcctcgagggcccttctgcagcgtcatcctccgccgcagagctgTTTATGTCCTGCAGCAGGTGTGGATACAGTCACTCAGAGGGGAACGCCAGCGGCCCTTCAGGGAGCGACAGTCCTGCGTGCAGTCCGAGCTGCAGCACCAGCGTCACTGAGACAGCTCGGGGAGCAGGAACGGGACTAAACGCTCGTAATTCAGGTGATGAGGAAGGAAACCTGCGACCGAGTCGCGGGCGTGTCTCGCCTGTTCAATCGGGTCGACGGAGGCCAGCAACCGACCGGGCCCCAAGGGCGCGCAGCCCCCGTCCGGCTCCTCGACCGCGTTCGcgggggcgcgcgaggccagACTGGGTGACTCCGACGCAGGAGGTCGATGCAGAATATGCAACGCCATGTGAGACTCCACTGGATGCGGACTGTGCAGGAGGGCCGGCTGCCGCCACAAACCTGATTAACATCTCGTCAGTGACCAGCTTTCCGGGCTCTCTGGAGAGCCGCCCTGAGGCAGAGACCCTGGTCAGCGAGCGCTGCCCCGTGCACTCTCGGGTGGAATCTCTTCGTGGAGACGGCAGGCATACCGGCTCGACGCCAGCCGCCGAGAAGGCGATCGCGCCCAagtcgccggcgacggcgcggacgaAGATCGAGCGCACACAACCGATGGAGCGGAACCCGTCGTTCTCCG GCACGCTCGCCCCCGCAAACACCGCGCCACCTCGACAggggtcgcccgcgcccccgATGGCTCTCCAGATTGCCCCGCCCGCGCTGCACCtcgaaccctaa
- a CDS encoding hypothetical protein (encoded by transcript BESB_046270), with amino-acid sequence MARVFKLLQLAVFCCLGWHADVRNGTTLELREGDELPYMKGQKEEMRSSQTGYSHPRLLEYIVPPDLFKGAFRRFQVTPTRGEKIRIVDESGKMRLEPSASLGDNTLTTVFPVEGRLCNLEKNVSLQSLFERYTQNKTRRFWREKVERRHTVFELSLPVFDPRKCPPRLHEPAIEFCALLTAGSPSVLEQAKRLGFAATALPDSLLVRVTWNAV; translated from the coding sequence ATGGCGAGAGTATTCAAGCTGCTTCAATTGGCGGTATTCTGCTGTCTAGGGTGGCATGCAGACGTCCGCAACGGCACGACGCTGGAACTGCGCGAGGGTGACGAGCTACCGTACATGAAGGGGCAGAAGGAGGAAATGAGGAGTTCACAAACAGGCTATTCTCACCCACGGCTGCTTGAGTACATCGTTCCACCAGATCTTTTCAAAGGAGCCTTTCGGCGGTTCCAAGTGACTCCGACGCGTGGCGAGAAAATACGAATCGTTGATGAATCAGGCAAGATGCGATTGGAGCCATCTGCATCACTTGGGGACAACACACTGACGACGGTGTTTCCTGTCGAAGGCCGACTGTGCAACCTCGAGAAGAACGTTAGCTTGCAATCACTGTTTGAACGGTACACACAGAACAAGACAAGAAGGTTTTGGCGGGAGAAAGTCGAGCGACGTCACACTGTTTTTGAGCTTTCCTTACCTGTCTTTGACCCTAGAAAGTGTCCTCCTCGGCTTCATGAGCCAGCGATTGAATTTTGTGCCCTCTTGACCGCTGGGTCTCCCTCCGTATTGGAACAGGCAAAACGGCTGGGCTTTGCTGCGACAGCTCTGCCAGACAGCCTCTTAGTACGGGTCACTTGGAATGCAGTCTAA
- a CDS encoding aspartyl protease ASP5 (encoded by transcript BESB_046250) codes for MADAGSGALPARAACLPSAPLLSRSHSVVSSAPVSPSADPRARPLGRGARERLEASAPLGSSFRFAPSRPPAPLLSPHRGVSSSGSSPDSCLSAASQNAGDEQGHFARSAATFRSFSFLAEARAGLSASRSSPLFSLRLSPSLGSSANSKSGTTFLSFGRRRRGLAGAGPPVGGSRATALRLLLLFALLAVAGSVVHPAQAAAASSRGDASAAPAEASAPGAPERRDEGSQEEAFPQAAGVVPAPGVKAKDLPMSGPPLDPLGLPVREKVFRARLYGSMFSYAYYFLDILVGTPPQRSSVILDTGSSLLAFPCVGCSECGVHLDPAMDTSRSMTGEWIDCKEEERCFGTCSGNSMFGALAGLSNSRRCVYTQTYSEGSAIRGIYFSDVVALGEVEQKNPPVRYDFVGCHVQETNLFVTQRAAGIFGISFPKGHRQPTLLDVMFSHSGLVDKKMFSVCISEDGGLLTVGGYEPTLLVAPPAEAPASPADEAFRPVPAPAKREAVAGRQISAEEAGTSPHHASLLTWTNIISHSTYRVPLARMEIEGVVLGDGQETFGNTMVDSGTTYSYFPPSVFARWRSFLSRFCTPELFCERERDGRPCWRVSPGTDLISTFPPIKVSFGDDKNSQVWWWPQGYLYRRTGGYFCDGLDDNRIGASVLGLSFFKNKQVLFDREQDRVGFAAATCPSFFLDQRPPGPGGEEPGLPRAAPFTMAPLPVPVKIRGGVPVTGGKPPSRRPEFTPTQLWILVCLVVVAIVIAMVFILLHTVKSSARGSTVVPQPSPSLPSLRLPLPAESKASAARFVRGLRASALEKASQKVYVQPAQRYRDVGSARPHTAEVYYDADEDRFTGEDGGDFFIDDAELPEGHGEVCEPAPVSFSRDAARRPARADLRDFPLRDEEEEWRSTS; via the exons ATGGCAGACGCAGGTTCCGGTGCCCTCCCCGCGCGGGCCGCATGCctcccttctgcgcctctgctttCGCGGTCTCACTCCGTCGTTTCCTCCGCTCCtgtgtctccttccgccgATCCTCGTGCGCGTCCCCTCGGTCGtggcgcgcgggagagacttgaagcttccgcgccgctgggATCCTCGTTTCGTTTTgcgccctctcgccctccggcTCCTCTCTTGTCTCCTCATCGCGGCGTTTCCTCCTCTGGGTCGTCTCCGGATTcgtgtctctccgcggcctcgcagaaCGCGGGAGATGAGCAGGGCCATttcgcgcggagcgcggccACTTTTcgttcgttttcttttttagcagaggcgcgtgcgggcctctctgcttcccgGAGCTCTCCTCTGTTCAGtcttcgcctgtctccttccctcGGCTCGTCTGCGAACTCTAAAAGCGGAACTACTTTCCTGTCCttcggccggcgccggcgcggtctcgcaggcgccggcccTCCCGTGGGCGGCTCCAGAGCGACCGcactgcgtcttcttcttctgtttGCTCTCCTtgccgtcgccggcagcgtcGTTCACCCTGCTCaagcggctgccgcttcttcgcggggTGACGCGTCGGCCGCGCCTGCTGAGGCAAGCGCGCCGGGCGCTCCGGAGAGGAGAGATGAAGGCAGCCAGGAGGAGGCTtttccgcaggcggcaggcgtcgTGCCTGCGCCTGGCGTGAAGGCGAAAGACCTGCCGATGAGCGGACCGCCGCTCGACCCGCTGGGGCTTCCAGTGAGGGAGAAAGtttttcgcgcgcggctctatGGAAGCATGTTTAGCTACGCCTACTACTTTCTGGACATCCTCGTCGGGACTCCTCCGCAACGCTCCTCCGTCATCCTCGACACCGGCAGCTCGCTCCTCGCGTTCCCCTGCGTCG GGTGCTCGGAGTGCGGAGTTCACTTAGATCCGGCGATGGACACAAGTCGCAGCATGACGGGAGAGTGGATTGACtgcaaagaagaagaaaggtgCTTCGGCACGTGCAGTGGAAACTCGATGTTCGGAGCTCTGGCCGGGCTCAGCAACTCGAGGCGGTGTGTGTACACCCAGACGTACAGTGAAGGCAGCGCCATTCGCGGCATTTATTTCTCAGACGTCGTTGCCCTTGGCGAAGTTGAACAGAAAAACCCTCCTGTCCGATACGATTTTGTCG GTTGTCACGTTCAAGAGACGAATTTGTTTGTGACGCAACGGGCCGCCGGGATTTTTGGAATTTCTTTCCCGAAGGGTCATCGACAGCCCACGCTCCTCGACGTGATGTTCAGCCACTCGGGCCTTGTTGACAAAAAAATGTTTTCCGTCTGCATTTCAG AGGATGGCGGTTTGCTGACTGTGGGGGGCTACGAGCCCACGCTGTTggtggcgccgccggcagaggcgccggcttCTCCAGCCGACGAGGCGTTTCGGCCAgtgcctgcgcccgcgaagcgcgaggcggtcgcggggcggcagatctccgcggaggaggctggCACGTCGCCGCATCACGCGTCGCTGCTCACCTGGACAAACATCATTTCCCACTCCACCTACCGcgtgccgctcgcgcgcatgGAGATCGAgggcgtcgtcctcggcgaCGGCCAAGAGACCTTCGGAAACACGATGGTCGACTCGG GGACGACGTATTCCTACTTTCCTCCGTCTGTCTTTGCGCGGTGGCGGTCGTTTCTGAGTCGATTCTGCACGCCCGAGCTCTtctgcgagcgcgagcgcgacggccggcCGTGTTGGCGGGTCTCGCCGGGGACTGATCTCATTTCGACCTTTCCGCCGATCAAGGTTTCCTTCGGCGACGACAAAAACTCGCAAGTCTGGTGGTGGCCCCAGGGCTACCTGTACCGCCGCACTGGAGG CTACTTCTGCGACGGCCTGGACGACAACCGGATCGGCGCGAGTGTGTTGGGGCTCTCTTTCTTCAAAAACAAGCAAGTCTTGTTCGACAGAGAGCAGGATCGTGTCGGGTTCGCGGCGGCAACCTGCCCGTCGTTCTTCCTCGATCAGCGCCCGCCGGGGCCCGGCGGAG AGGAGCCTGGATTGCCACGCGCAGCCCCCTTCACTATGGCACCTTTGCCGGTGCCGGTAA AGATCCGAGGTGGAGTCCCCGTGACTGGCGGAAAGCCGCCGAGCCGTCGGCCGGAGTTCACACCCACTC AACTCTGGATCCTGGTGTGCCTCGTCGTGGTCGCCATCGTCATCGCGATGGTGTTCATTCTGCTCCACACTGTCAAGAGCTCCGCCAGAGGCTCGACAGTTGTACCCCagccctcgccttcgcttccttctttgCGCTTGCCGCTTCCGGCGGAGTCaaaggcctccgcggcgcggttcgtgcgcggcctccgcgcgagcgcacTCGAAAAAGCCAGCCAGaaggtgtacgtacagcccGCGCAGCGGTATCGAGACGTTGGATCCGCGAGGCCCCACACTGCAGAAGTATACTACGACG CCGACGAGGACCGCTTCActggcgaagacggcggtGACTTTTTCAtcgacgacgcagagctgCCTGAAGGTCACGGCGAGGTCTGCGAGCCTGCACCCGTGTCGTtttcgcgcgacgccgcccgccgcccagcgcgcgcggatcTTCGCGACTTTCCTCttcgagacgaagaagaagagtgGCGATCGACGTCCTGA
- a CDS encoding guanylate kinase family protein (encoded by transcript BESB_046260), translating to MLSAASGARGKCVSPKKDMPVAARGEEEERTTATELLPASAASASSPVAGCGTNGGDAASASDKDAGKRPHGDECRNAQAVKEAAVAQKSDDAQPEPAAAKPAKGDVEAQGRDALAAADKADAGASPKRLLSNDAPPVLVIVGPSGVGKGTLVKRIFSTWPEAFGFSVSHTSRQPRPGESYGKEYFFCTREQFEELKNQGQFIETAEFSGNYYGTSFNAVDNVRRTGRICVLEIDMAGVMQLQQTPLARQAYFVFIRPPSLEELEARLRGRHTEKEEHIRKRLAAAKKELELSTQLHFDFYLTNDDLEEAWQSLESQLAKWYGSVFEAEAEMVEKKSKTEESHAKGGKA from the exons ATGCTTTCCGCAGCCTCGGGAGCTCGGGGGAAGTGCGTTTCTCCGAAGAAGGACATGccggtcgctgcgcgcggggaagaagaagagcggacGACAGCCACAGAGCTgctgcccgcctccgcggcctccgcctcatcTCCGGTGGCTGGCTGCGGCACcaacggcggagacgccgcctccgcgagcgatAAAGACGCCGGCAAACGACCACACGGGGACGAGTGCAGAAACGCTCAGGCCGTGAAAGAagccgcggtcgcgcagaagagcgacgacgcgcagcctgAGCCCGCTGCGGCAAAGCCCGCGAAGGGCGACGTCGAGGCGCAGGGAAGAGACGCCCTGGCAGCGGCTGACAAGGCGGatgcgggcgcctcgccgaagcgccttctctccaACGACGCACCCCCGGTCCTCGTCATTGTCGGACCCAGCGGGGTCGGAAAGGGCACTCTCGTGAAGAGAATTTTCTCAACGTGGCCTGAG GCCTTTGGCTTCTCGGTGAGCCACAcctcgcggcagccgcggcccgGCGAGTCGTATGGGAAGGAGTACTTTTTCTGCACTCGCGAGCAATTTGAGGAGTTGAAGAATCAGGGGCAGTTCATCGAGACTGCGGAGTTCTCTGGAAACTACTACGGCACGTCCTTCAACGCCGTTGACAACGTCAG GCGCACCGGACGCATCTGCGTCCTGGAGATCGATATGGCTGGGGtcatgcagctgcagcagacgccccTGGCTCGCCAGGCCTACTTTGTGTTCATCCGGCCGCCTTCTctggaggagctcgaggctcGCCTCCGAGGTCGCCacacagaaaaagaggagcAT ATTAGAAAGAGactggcggcagcgaaaaAGGAACTGGAGCTGTCGACCCAGCTCCACTTTGACTTCTACCTTACTAACGACGACTTGGAGGAAGCGTGGCAAAGCCTGGAGAGCCAGCTCGCCAAGTGGTACGGGTCTGTTTTTGAGGCAGAGGCCGAGATGGTCGAAAAGAAGAGTAAAACCGAAGAGAGTCATGCCAAGGGCGGCAAGGCGTAG